One genomic segment of Actinoplanes ianthinogenes includes these proteins:
- a CDS encoding LpqB family beta-propeller domain-containing protein — translation MRTRIPGPIALPAVVALVALLSGACGIPDNSGVKEVGPGPSTGITSGGDGDVVPVARQDAEEERKFAANYFKAAAGDLATAADRLKGFMTPSAAVRFKPSGSGLQVVRLIGEPLTNPGHDVVDVSYEAVGTLDEFGRLEPARESRRGTYQIKVGRLADQDGLFVTEAPPILPLDVTMLQSSYVQHALYYWNTEYTGLVPDIRYLPKAVPAEQRPTTVLNWLLNGPSSWLSVANLAKGTALKGNVPTIDDNKVQIALSTQAVSADNAEQAVERLRMQLQWTLRPLLPSGTELDLKIEHQDVRTFTGDDYLASNPAAQLVDEPERFVVYAGKIRRISGQPWSVNPVPVLKQEENKDVRSAAISATPKRTFAAVVVKSGKGEALRVASAVPGAQAPLQPISGLAGTLREPVWAVTGDGSADGAPDGALGLIIANDKLYAFPAGKGAARQIPWTGPGTRITSVAVSPDGRRVALVVDGKLYRASLSPGGEAPSMGTPQQLRPASLDTVSAVDFSSEGWLTVAGVRDNQRVTIEDVSIDGALEGERLRDLGSTAVDSLSVYPAGPLESDRFNGRAFSRSVCYTSDGKAWEALSQPALIDAAKVAGPPVNQPAGTVPLAPFYLE, via the coding sequence GTGCGTACCCGGATTCCCGGCCCGATCGCCCTGCCGGCCGTCGTCGCGCTGGTGGCGTTGCTGAGCGGCGCCTGCGGCATCCCGGACAACAGCGGGGTGAAAGAGGTCGGTCCCGGCCCGTCGACCGGCATCACCTCGGGTGGCGACGGCGACGTCGTCCCGGTGGCCCGGCAGGACGCCGAGGAGGAGCGCAAGTTCGCGGCGAACTACTTCAAGGCGGCGGCCGGTGACCTGGCCACCGCGGCCGATCGGTTGAAAGGGTTCATGACCCCGAGCGCGGCCGTGCGCTTCAAGCCGTCCGGCAGCGGGCTCCAGGTGGTCCGGCTGATCGGCGAGCCGCTCACCAACCCGGGGCACGACGTGGTGGACGTGTCCTACGAGGCGGTCGGCACGCTGGACGAGTTCGGCCGGCTGGAGCCGGCCCGGGAGTCCCGTCGCGGCACCTACCAGATCAAGGTGGGCCGGCTCGCCGACCAGGACGGCCTGTTCGTCACCGAGGCGCCGCCGATCCTGCCGCTCGACGTCACCATGTTGCAGAGCTCGTACGTGCAGCACGCCCTCTACTACTGGAACACCGAGTACACCGGCCTGGTGCCGGACATCCGCTACCTGCCGAAAGCGGTGCCGGCCGAGCAGCGGCCCACCACCGTGCTGAACTGGCTGCTGAACGGTCCGTCCAGCTGGCTGTCGGTGGCCAACCTGGCCAAGGGCACCGCGCTGAAAGGCAACGTCCCGACGATCGACGACAACAAGGTGCAGATCGCCCTGAGCACCCAGGCGGTCTCCGCCGACAACGCCGAGCAGGCGGTGGAGCGGTTGCGGATGCAGCTGCAATGGACGCTGCGGCCGCTGCTGCCGAGCGGCACCGAGCTGGACCTGAAGATCGAGCATCAGGACGTCCGGACCTTCACCGGTGACGACTACCTGGCCAGCAACCCGGCCGCGCAGCTGGTCGACGAGCCGGAGCGCTTCGTGGTCTACGCCGGCAAGATCCGCCGGATCTCCGGGCAGCCCTGGTCGGTGAACCCGGTGCCGGTGCTCAAGCAGGAGGAGAACAAGGACGTCCGGTCCGCCGCGATCAGCGCCACGCCGAAACGCACCTTCGCGGCGGTGGTGGTCAAGAGCGGCAAGGGCGAGGCGCTGCGGGTGGCCTCCGCCGTGCCCGGCGCCCAGGCCCCGCTGCAACCGATCAGCGGCCTGGCCGGAACGCTCCGCGAGCCGGTCTGGGCGGTCACCGGGGACGGCTCGGCCGACGGCGCGCCGGACGGCGCCCTCGGCCTGATCATCGCGAACGACAAGCTGTACGCCTTCCCGGCCGGGAAGGGCGCCGCGCGGCAGATCCCGTGGACCGGTCCGGGTACCCGGATCACCTCGGTGGCGGTGTCGCCGGACGGCCGCCGGGTGGCCCTGGTGGTGGACGGCAAGCTGTACCGCGCCTCGCTCAGCCCCGGCGGGGAGGCCCCGTCGATGGGCACGCCGCAGCAGCTGCGGCCCGCCTCGCTGGACACGGTGAGCGCGGTCGACTTCAGCAGCGAGGGCTGGCTGACCGTGGCCGGCGTACGCGACAACCAGCGGGTCACCATCGAGGACGTGTCGATCGACGGCGCCCTGGAGGGCGAGCGGCTGCGCGACCTGGGCAGCACCGCGGTCGACTCGCTGAGCGTCTATCCGGCCGGCCCGCTGGAGTCCGACCGGTTCAACGGGCGGGCGTTCTCCCGGTCGGTCTGCTACACCTCGGACGGCAAGGCCTGGGAGGCGCTCTCCCAGCCCGCCCTGATCGACGCCGCCAAGGTGGCCGGGCCGCCGGTCAACCAGCCCGCCGGGACCGTGCCGCTGGCGCCGTTCTACCTGGAATGA
- a CDS encoding ComF family protein: MIGLLGELADLVLPGACAGCGADRERLRHGVCPACVAELEGLRPYWSAPRPRPAGFPACATVGPYAGALRGALLAYKEKGSHRLAGPLGALLAGAVAMVAPRDRPVLIVPVPSTRAARRERYGDHMSRLTAHAVRRLCAAGWAASAAQPLRALPRPDSTSLDAAGRLTEAVNSLRIIPARIGVLRRGGAMRGTLVVADDIVTTGATVAAAVRRLEEADMQVTGAAVLAATELRRSRLGI, translated from the coding sequence ATGATCGGGCTGCTCGGCGAGCTCGCCGACCTGGTCCTGCCGGGGGCCTGCGCGGGCTGTGGCGCGGACCGGGAGCGGCTGCGGCACGGGGTCTGCCCGGCCTGCGTGGCCGAGCTGGAGGGGCTGCGGCCGTACTGGTCGGCGCCGCGGCCACGACCGGCCGGATTTCCCGCCTGCGCCACCGTCGGGCCGTATGCGGGGGCGTTGCGCGGGGCGCTGCTGGCGTACAAGGAGAAGGGCTCTCATCGGCTCGCCGGGCCGCTCGGCGCCCTGCTGGCCGGCGCGGTCGCGATGGTGGCGCCGCGCGACCGCCCGGTGCTGATCGTCCCGGTCCCGTCCACCCGGGCGGCCCGCCGGGAGCGGTACGGCGACCACATGTCCCGGCTCACCGCGCACGCCGTCCGGCGGCTGTGCGCGGCCGGCTGGGCGGCCTCGGCGGCCCAGCCGCTACGGGCTCTGCCCAGGCCTGACTCCACGTCACTGGACGCTGCCGGGCGGTTGACGGAGGCTGTCAATTCGCTGCGAATCATTCCCGCACGTATCGGCGTTCTGCGGCGCGGCGGCGCGATGCGAGGCACGCTGGTGGTAGCGGACGACATCGTCACCACCGGGGCCACGGTGGCCGCCGCGGTACGTCGTCTGGAGGAGGCGGACATGCAGGTCACGGGCGCCGCAGTGCTGGCAGCGACAGAACTCCGCCGAAGCCGTCTGGGAATTTGA
- the hpf gene encoding ribosome hibernation-promoting factor, HPF/YfiA family yields the protein MDIVVKGRNVEVPDHYREHVADKLSKVERYDQKLMRVDVELFHERNPRQSDTCQRVEITVMTKGPVVRAEAQAQDFYAALDCAINKLDARLRRSADRRRVHRGRHAPVSVAAATANLPTDLTRGGTATLTAEPEVDDLTEHDENQPWRIVREKEHSGEPMTVDDALFQMELVGHDFYLFQDKESGRPSVVYRRRGYDYGILSLAV from the coding sequence GTGGACATTGTCGTCAAGGGCCGCAACGTAGAGGTTCCCGACCACTATCGAGAGCATGTCGCCGACAAGCTGAGCAAGGTCGAACGATACGACCAGAAGCTGATGCGGGTCGACGTGGAGCTGTTCCACGAACGCAACCCGCGCCAGTCCGACACCTGCCAGCGGGTCGAGATCACCGTCATGACCAAGGGACCGGTGGTCCGCGCCGAGGCTCAGGCACAGGATTTCTACGCAGCTCTGGACTGCGCCATCAACAAACTGGACGCCCGATTGCGCCGCTCTGCCGACCGGCGCCGCGTCCACCGCGGACGGCACGCGCCGGTCTCGGTCGCCGCCGCCACCGCGAACCTTCCCACCGACCTGACCAGGGGTGGCACCGCCACGCTGACCGCCGAGCCAGAGGTCGACGACCTCACCGAGCACGACGAGAACCAGCCATGGCGCATCGTTCGCGAGAAAGAGCACTCCGGCGAGCCGATGACCGTCGATGACGCGCTCTTCCAGATGGAACTCGTCGGACACGACTTCTATCTGTTCCAGGACAAGGAGAGCGGCCGGCCAAGCGTCGTCTATCGCCGTCGAGGCTACGACTACGGGATTCTCAGCCTGGCTGTGTGA
- a CDS encoding GNAT family N-acetyltransferase — MDQDNGVHLRAAGPHDEAALAAARDDRLGRRFLPRGTTESSGFAYAISAGGARGPVGAVELDHLLPDLGTAQARFWVGPPARRRGVATAALRALSEQVFAGMPGMPRLQRLELLIHQDNPVAQRVALAAGYLREGERRGALPNPAGGFDDVVVYARLAGDSGEPVERLLPDLPGGELTDGVVTLRPLGEDDRGFYAALHGEPDVVATSVPPVPPSPEEVHRRCFWAAAQWLAGHRADLVVVDVASGAAAGQISLYYQEPRTAQAMIGYSMLPAYRGRGLATRAAKLLALWVFAETGIARLIAGTLPDNVGSQRVLEKAGFRREAYLRSRLPGVAGTRYDDVQFVLFAEDLLRQASGGELTQPG; from the coding sequence GTGGATCAGGACAACGGGGTACACCTGCGCGCGGCCGGCCCGCACGACGAGGCCGCGCTCGCCGCGGCACGCGACGATCGGCTCGGCCGCCGGTTCCTGCCGCGCGGCACGACCGAGAGCAGCGGTTTTGCGTACGCGATAAGCGCCGGAGGCGCCCGCGGTCCGGTCGGCGCCGTGGAGCTGGACCATCTGCTGCCCGATCTCGGCACGGCGCAGGCCCGGTTCTGGGTCGGGCCGCCGGCCCGGCGGCGGGGCGTCGCGACCGCCGCGCTGCGCGCCCTGAGTGAGCAGGTTTTCGCCGGGATGCCCGGGATGCCCCGGTTACAGCGCCTGGAGTTGCTGATCCACCAGGACAATCCGGTGGCCCAGCGGGTCGCGCTGGCCGCCGGTTACCTGCGCGAGGGCGAGCGGCGCGGCGCTTTGCCGAACCCGGCGGGCGGGTTCGACGACGTGGTGGTCTACGCCCGGCTGGCCGGCGACTCCGGCGAGCCGGTCGAGCGGCTGCTGCCCGACCTGCCGGGCGGCGAGCTGACCGACGGGGTGGTGACGCTGCGCCCGCTCGGCGAGGACGATCGGGGCTTTTACGCCGCGCTGCACGGCGAGCCGGACGTGGTGGCGACCAGCGTGCCGCCGGTGCCGCCGAGCCCGGAGGAGGTGCACCGGCGGTGTTTCTGGGCGGCCGCGCAGTGGCTGGCCGGCCACCGGGCCGACCTGGTCGTGGTGGACGTCGCGAGCGGCGCCGCGGCCGGCCAGATCTCGTTGTACTACCAGGAGCCGCGCACCGCGCAGGCGATGATCGGGTACAGCATGCTGCCCGCGTACCGCGGGCGCGGCCTGGCCACCCGGGCCGCCAAACTGCTGGCGCTGTGGGTGTTCGCGGAGACCGGGATCGCCCGGCTGATCGCGGGCACGCTTCCGGACAACGTGGGATCGCAACGGGTGCTGGAGAAAGCCGGGTTCCGGCGGGAGGCGTACCTGCGCTCCCGGCTGCCCGGTGTGGCCGGCACCCGTTACGACGACGTCCAGTTCGTGTTGTTCGCCGAAGACCTGCTGCGACAGGCCTCCGGCGGGGAACTCACACAGCCAGGCTGA
- a CDS encoding Rv3235 family protein has product MVQVAPAGSRPTVRLRPVLRYDPPFDDEVTPPTWSSTQQLALEWPRPVRRSSAGPPLPEPPPADGGSQEPAAPAATAAPVVTGPSGDARLAVKRFVHLCVEVLNGYRPAAHLRRLSLPADAADVVAQGVAGARRVAQLRRARRPGDRRGQRPSPVAVLRVNLCEPRHGAVEAAIALVTGERTWAMALRLELHDDNWCATTLRLV; this is encoded by the coding sequence GTGGTTCAGGTTGCGCCCGCCGGGTCGCGGCCGACGGTTCGCCTGCGCCCGGTTCTTCGGTACGACCCCCCGTTCGACGACGAGGTGACGCCCCCGACGTGGTCGTCCACCCAGCAACTGGCCCTGGAGTGGCCCCGCCCGGTCCGGCGATCCTCGGCCGGCCCACCGCTGCCCGAGCCGCCTCCAGCCGACGGTGGGTCGCAGGAGCCGGCCGCCCCGGCGGCCACGGCGGCGCCCGTGGTGACCGGGCCGTCCGGGGACGCGCGGCTGGCGGTGAAGCGGTTCGTGCACCTGTGCGTCGAGGTGCTGAACGGTTACCGGCCGGCGGCCCACCTGCGCCGGCTGTCGCTGCCGGCCGACGCGGCCGACGTGGTGGCTCAGGGTGTTGCCGGGGCCCGGCGGGTCGCTCAGTTGCGGCGCGCCCGGCGGCCCGGCGATCGGCGTGGGCAGCGGCCGTCGCCGGTCGCGGTGCTCAGGGTCAATCTCTGCGAGCCACGGCACGGGGCGGTCGAGGCGGCGATCGCGCTGGTCACCGGGGAGCGGACGTGGGCCATGGCGTTGCGCCTGGAGTTGCACGACGACAACTGGTGCGCCACCACTCTCCGCCTCGTCTGA
- a CDS encoding helix-turn-helix transcriptional regulator encodes MEARFLLLSDVAAELNVSDSQVYHMVRSGELPAIKIGGRGQWRVERAKLEEYIQGKYAETAAWVRENPLTEREPE; translated from the coding sequence GTGGAGGCCCGGTTCCTGTTGCTGTCCGACGTGGCGGCCGAGCTGAACGTCTCGGACTCGCAGGTCTATCACATGGTGCGCAGCGGCGAGCTGCCGGCGATCAAGATCGGTGGCCGCGGCCAGTGGCGGGTCGAGCGGGCCAAGCTGGAGGAATACATCCAGGGGAAGTATGCGGAGACCGCCGCCTGGGTGCGGGAGAACCCGCTCACCGAGCGCGAGCCGGAGTGA